In Pseudomonas sp. MTM4, one genomic interval encodes:
- the desA gene encoding delta-9 fatty acid desaturase DesA — MWYTGFLDLSAWQVVAATLLLTHVTIVAVTVYLHRYSAHRSLELNAGLKHFFRLWLWLTTAMNTREWTAIHRKHHAKCETSDDPHSPVQKGLGTVLRRGAELYMEEAKNEETLRIYGKNCPDDWIERNLYSRFPNLGIVLMLGLDLALFGVIGLTVWAVQMIWIPLWAAGVVNGLGHAVGYRNFECRDAATNLVPWGILIGGEELHNNHHTYPNSAKLSVRKWEFDMGWAWIKLFSLFGLAKVNRTAPIAHRVTPKHQLDMDSAMAILNNRFQIMAQYRKLVIKPLVRLELQRADASVRHQFRRAKRLLSREPSLLQHEQQARIEVILEQSQSLRVIYEQRLALQQIWTRTSANGHEMLAAIKQWVQEAEASGIQSLREFAEHLRTYSLRPAVAHG; from the coding sequence ATGTGGTACACCGGTTTTCTCGACCTCTCGGCTTGGCAGGTGGTTGCGGCCACGTTGCTTCTGACTCACGTGACTATCGTTGCCGTCACGGTCTACCTGCACCGTTATTCGGCACACCGCTCGCTCGAGCTGAACGCGGGCCTCAAGCACTTTTTCCGTTTATGGCTGTGGCTGACCACAGCAATGAACACCCGCGAGTGGACCGCCATTCACCGCAAACACCACGCCAAATGCGAAACGTCCGACGATCCGCACAGCCCGGTACAGAAGGGACTGGGCACGGTGCTGCGGCGCGGTGCCGAGCTGTATATGGAAGAGGCGAAAAACGAGGAAACCCTGCGCATCTATGGCAAGAACTGCCCGGACGACTGGATCGAGCGCAACCTGTACTCGCGCTTTCCCAACCTCGGTATCGTCTTGATGCTCGGCCTCGACCTGGCCCTGTTCGGCGTGATCGGCCTGACCGTCTGGGCGGTGCAGATGATCTGGATTCCGCTCTGGGCCGCCGGGGTAGTCAATGGGCTAGGGCATGCCGTGGGCTATCGCAACTTCGAATGCCGCGACGCGGCGACCAACCTCGTGCCCTGGGGCATCCTCATCGGAGGCGAGGAACTGCACAACAATCACCATACCTACCCGAACTCGGCCAAGCTGTCGGTGCGCAAGTGGGAGTTCGACATGGGCTGGGCCTGGATCAAGCTATTCAGCCTGTTCGGGTTGGCGAAGGTGAACCGCACCGCGCCCATCGCACACCGCGTCACGCCCAAGCATCAGCTGGACATGGACAGCGCCATGGCGATTCTCAACAACCGTTTCCAAATCATGGCGCAGTATCGAAAGCTGGTGATCAAACCGCTGGTGCGCCTTGAACTGCAACGCGCCGATGCATCGGTGCGCCATCAGTTCCGCCGTGCCAAGCGGCTGCTATCCCGCGAACCGAGCCTTTTGCAGCATGAGCAACAGGCGCGCATCGAGGTGATCCTCGAGCAGAGCCAGTCGCTGCGGGTGATCTACGAACAGCGCCTGGCGCTGCAACAGATCTGGACTCGCACCAGCGCCAATGGTCACGAGATGCTCGCGGCGATCAAGCAGTGGGTGCAGGAGGCCGAAGCCAGCGGCATCCAGTCGCTGCGTGAATTCGCCGAGCATCTGCGAACCTATTCGCTCAGGCCTGCGGTCGCCCACGGATGA
- a CDS encoding sensor domain-containing diguanylate cyclase has translation MTLVKQRSEKGVGILPPTEGQTLLALMHARAEVERLSEREQLFSTLMSAVNAVLWAYDSQAQRMVYVSPAYEQIFGRSAALLLADFGEWRNSIYPDDLEYAQQGLTDVLEKGAIEEREYRIIRGDGQLRWLSDKCFIARNVDSAHGPIIVGIAEDITDKKQLEGELQRLATVDVLTQSSNRRYFFECAKREFDLARQYATPLAFQLLDIDDFKRINDTHGHQMGDQVLQRVAECGSSVLRRGDLFGRIGGEEFALLLPGCKPDLAEQIAERLQREVQRLVFTTTDGQRFGVTISLGVTCLRAGDPDLGALFARADAAMYTAKRLGKNQVIMA, from the coding sequence ATGACTCTGGTGAAGCAGCGAAGTGAAAAAGGGGTTGGCATCCTTCCCCCGACCGAAGGGCAGACGCTTTTGGCGTTGATGCATGCCCGGGCCGAAGTCGAGCGCTTGAGCGAGCGCGAACAGCTATTCAGTACGTTGATGAGTGCAGTCAATGCGGTGCTCTGGGCGTACGACTCGCAGGCTCAGCGGATGGTCTATGTCAGCCCGGCCTACGAACAGATATTCGGGCGCTCGGCTGCGCTGTTGCTGGCGGACTTCGGCGAGTGGCGCAACAGCATCTACCCGGACGATCTGGAATATGCACAGCAGGGCCTGACCGACGTGCTCGAAAAGGGCGCCATCGAAGAGCGCGAGTACCGCATCATTCGTGGTGACGGCCAGTTGCGCTGGCTGAGCGACAAATGCTTCATCGCGCGTAACGTCGACAGCGCGCATGGGCCCATCATCGTTGGGATCGCCGAAGACATTACCGATAAGAAACAGCTCGAAGGCGAACTGCAGCGCCTGGCCACCGTCGATGTCTTAACCCAGAGCAGCAACCGCCGCTACTTCTTCGAGTGCGCCAAGCGCGAGTTCGACCTAGCCCGGCAATACGCCACTCCGTTGGCGTTTCAGCTGTTGGACATCGACGACTTCAAGCGGATCAACGATACCCATGGCCATCAGATGGGCGATCAGGTGCTGCAGCGCGTCGCCGAATGCGGCTCGTCCGTGCTGCGGCGTGGCGATCTGTTCGGTCGCATCGGTGGTGAAGAGTTCGCCTTGCTGCTGCCGGGCTGCAAGCCGGACCTCGCCGAGCAGATCGCCGAACGCCTGCAGCGGGAGGTGCAGCGGCTGGTGTTCACTACCACCGACGGCCAGCGCTTCGGAGTTACCATCAGCCTCGGCGTGACCTGCCTCAGGGCCGGCGATCCGGATCTCGGTGCGCTGTTCGCCCGTGCCGATGCAGCCATGTACACCGCCAAACGTCTGGGCAAGAACCAGGTGATCATGGCCTGA